CCTTGATTCTGTTTGTCAATGACGCCCGATTCAGGAAGAAGTCGGAAAATACGAGCAGGGCAGAAAGGAATACGGTACAGATTGCCACTGTGGCGATTGCGCCCGCATATTTTTTTTGAAGCCTGATCATGTAGCCCGATTCCGGTTAAGACCCGTTGAATAAACTGCAGTGAAACAACGGGGTGCTTGCAGTCCTGGTTAAAGGGTGTTTCAGATAAAGGTGAGTTTGACTTTAACGAGTCGTAAACCACATGTCAAATTGATTATCGGATAAAAAGGGTTAAGGGGAAAGGGCCAGAAGACAGAGGCCAGAAGACAGAGGTCAGAAGACAGAGGTCAGAAGACAGAGGTCAGAAGACAGAGGTCAGAAGACAGAGGTCAGAAGACAGAGGTCAGAGGTCAGAGGATAAAAAAAAGAGAAAAGGAAAAGTAAAAGGGATAATTGGGAAATATTGGATCTATATCCTCAGCCCTCAGTCATTTGTTATCTGTCATCTGACTTTTAATCTCTACAGCGATTTCGCGGCTGAGGGATTCGAGTGTACGGCTCAGGGCAGAGACCATGACTGCATAGTTTCTATCGGGCAGGGGCTCACTGAAGGTCGATTGCCTGCTGAGCAGGATGTTTTCCCCGTTTTTTTCTGAAAGCGTCCAGCGCGATATAAGGGTTACGTTATCGCCGAAGGTGCCGTCAAAACGGATCACGTTGACGCTGATTTGATAATCTGTGCGTTGGGTTCGATTCCAGGGGAACATAATTATCCGGTTTTCTGGTGCCAGTATGGAAATATTTTCAGCCAGTGTGCGGGAAAAGTTGTCTGTCAGGGGTTCAGCCCATCGGGCAAAGTCAGCTGCCCGGAGTTCATTTCTGTTGATCCGGATCATGATATTCGGCCGGTTCAGATATGTGGCAAGTTCAACCGGGCCGACGCCAATAACACCTGCCTGTCCGGCGCTGCCGCTCTGGAGCGCGGGGTTAGGGGCAGTAACCGGGCTCAGCATAAAATAGGTGTTTGCCGGCCGGGTGTTGCTTCCGATATTGAAACATCCTGCAGGAATCAGCAGACATGCGCTGGTAATCAGACATAAAATGACTCTGGGCATTATGGACCTCCTGGTGATGATTTTCCGCGAAGCAGGGCCTCCGGATGCTCTTCGAGATAATCTGTCAATGCCTGAATGGAACGGGCAGCAGATGAAAGATCTTTCAATGATCGGCTAATTTGATAGCCCATGGGGGAGTCCTCTGCAATGACTCCTTGAAATAACAGAAGGGTTTCCCTTGCCTGTATCAGACTTGCCCGGGCTTCCGTGAAAGTGAGCCGGAGGCCGGAGGCCAGGGGCTCAATCTCTCCGTCGAGATGTAAAATCAGATTTCTGGTATCTGAAAGGGTGTTCCCGATCCCCGACGCCAGTGGAGTGATCTGATCATCGAGATGTCG
The sequence above is drawn from the Desulfobacterales bacterium genome and encodes:
- a CDS encoding PqiC family protein; translated protein: MPRVILCLITSACLLIPAGCFNIGSNTRPANTYFMLSPVTAPNPALQSGSAGQAGVIGVGPVELATYLNRPNIMIRINRNELRAADFARWAEPLTDNFSRTLAENISILAPENRIIMFPWNRTQRTDYQISVNVIRFDGTFGDNVTLISRWTLSEKNGENILLSRQSTFSEPLPDRNYAVMVSALSRTLESLSREIAVEIKSQMTDNK